The Candidatus Angelobacter sp. genome has a window encoding:
- a CDS encoding choice-of-anchor P family protein yields MKISGSRLFKLAGIGVLAGIVGGVLGQELRAQSLILGQPTPPSSVSYSGQATVVNLGNIHNFPSPIVICDTGPLPASGGTLESTVLDTNVNNGALTFDTADAISTGDGPEAQSSCAVNNFDLVMMAADGTMTTLHADFIASEATTTCKQNGHVSVNASVDIEGLVVNGQKINVNGRPNQILPIPDGQIIINQQTSSVSGSSGEMTVVALQIQMTNCLSGPVCSSHADISCVGGPPPPPSECGKLTGGGWIVGTPSGAKGTFAVSGGIRRGEFWGHLNYIDHDTGMHVTSTAVTGFMTDPNDSDCRDITYNVSIDGVPGTAYVVACDKGEPGINDTFSITLSNGYSARGDLGGAQPGGGNIQLHKCPPGWVK; encoded by the coding sequence ATGAAAATATCAGGATCAAGATTATTCAAGCTGGCCGGCATCGGTGTGCTGGCGGGCATTGTCGGCGGGGTCCTGGGCCAGGAGCTGAGGGCGCAGAGTCTGATTCTCGGCCAACCCACGCCACCCAGCAGCGTCAGTTACAGCGGCCAGGCAACGGTTGTGAATCTCGGCAACATTCACAATTTTCCGAGCCCGATTGTGATTTGCGACACCGGACCGCTTCCCGCCTCCGGCGGCACCCTGGAGTCCACCGTGCTGGACACGAATGTCAACAATGGCGCGCTGACGTTTGACACGGCAGACGCGATCAGCACCGGGGACGGCCCGGAAGCGCAGTCGTCCTGTGCGGTCAACAACTTCGACCTCGTCATGATGGCTGCCGATGGAACAATGACCACGCTTCACGCGGACTTCATCGCGTCGGAGGCGACCACGACCTGCAAACAAAACGGCCACGTCAGCGTAAACGCAAGCGTGGATATCGAGGGCCTCGTGGTGAACGGCCAGAAGATCAATGTCAACGGCCGGCCCAACCAGATCCTGCCCATTCCTGACGGCCAGATCATCATCAATCAACAGACCAGTTCAGTGAGCGGGAGCAGCGGGGAGATGACGGTTGTGGCGCTGCAGATCCAGATGACCAACTGCCTGAGCGGTCCGGTTTGCTCGTCCCACGCTGACATCTCCTGCGTCGGCGGCCCGCCTCCGCCCCCGAGTGAATGCGGCAAGCTGACGGGCGGCGGCTGGATTGTCGGCACACCGTCGGGCGCGAAGGGCACGTTCGCCGTCAGCGGCGGCATCCGCCGCGGCGAGTTCTGGGGTCACCTCAACTACATCGACCATGACACCGGCATGCACGTCACGTCCACGGCTGTCACCGGATTCATGACCGACCCGAACGACTCCGATTGCCGGGACATCACCTACAATGTCTCGATTGATGGTGTTCCGGGCACCGCTTATGTCGTCGCATGCGACAAGGGCGAGCCGGGCATCAATGATACCTTCAGCATCACCCTGTCGA